ATCCGGCGTTCTACCGAACGGACGCTGTCCAGGTATTGATCCAGTTTCTTCTGATCGGTCGAAGACAGCGTACGACGCAGATCGCGGGCGCCGCCAATTACCAGATCCAGCATGCTGCGATCTAAACTGCTCATCCCGTTGGTCGACAGTCCGTCCCCCTGTTCTTTCTTATTGAACAGACGGTTCAGCACATTGCGGGGATTGGTCTCGGCGGGGACCGCCTGGGTCGGCGAGCGAAAGCTGCAGTGCGAGTAGTAGGCTTCGTTCAACCCGGCCTGGTTTTCCTTCCAGGTTTGGGGCATCGTGGCCAGTTCCAGAGACGGGAGGGCAGTAAACGCACCCAGGGAATTCGCGGCGATCTGATCGGCGGAGATCGAGATGCTGATCTCGTCCCGCTTGTCCGGATCGGGTAATGCTGCGGTCAGCCAGGTCGAAAGTTCGAGTGCGTGGGGAGCCCCGCGATAGGGGCCGTTGGAAACGCCGGCGATGCCCTTCATCAGCAGACACTGGTCGATCACCGGTCGTAATGATTCCAGAGCAGGGGGCGGCGATTTCAGAAACGTCTGGGGATCCTTGGGCCAGAACTGATCCATAATCACGCCATGCGGCATGTACATGAATCCCAGGCGGACCGGCGGCTTGAACGCTTTTTTCTCGCTGGCTTCGGCCCAGCCCATGACATCCAGCAGAGGCAGCGCCAGGGCGGCTCCGAGGCCTTTCAGACAGGTACGACGATCGATTGCTTTATAATTGCTCATGGGAAAGCCTTTGGGTGGGTTGCAGAGGAAAACTTAAATTGTACGACGGGTTGCAAGTCCGTCATGCAAAGAGGGTGGTGTGTGGTCCGCCTGTCACTCAATTCGACGATGCGTGAAAGGGTAACTGGTGACGACCTCGGTGATCAGCGTCTGCATGCGATAATCGTCTTTCGCGATCTTCTGCATCAGTTCATCGATCACAATTTCGTCATACCCTTCCAGGCGTCGACATAATGCATAGGCTAACAGACGCTCGACCAGATTGCGAGAAAACTTTACGCTGTGGTCGGCGATAATGGCTTTGAGTTCTTTGGGATTGGAAAAATTCCTTCCGCCCGGAAGTTCGCCGGAGGCATCGATGGCCTGACCGTTTTCGTCTTTGTCGCGCCAGCGGCCGATGGCGTCAAAGTTCTCCAGACCGAACCCGATCGGATCGAGCAGACGATGGCAGTTGGCGCAGACCGCTTCGGATCGGTGCAGTTCGGTCCGTTCGCGAAGCGTCAGATTGGCGATCTGTTTTTTGTCCTGTTTCTCCAGCGAAGGGACATTGGGCGGGGCGGCGGGGACATGATCTCCGAGGACCTGTTCCAGGACCCAGACGCCTCTGTTGACGGGACTGGTGCGGTTCGGGAACGATGTCGCTGCGAGGACCCCGGGCATTCCCAGGATTCCACCACGATTGCCGTTGGTCAGTTTGACCTTCCGCATCTCGGAGCCGGTGACGGTTTTTTCCAGGCCGTAGATCGTGGCCAGGTTCCCGTTGAGGTACGTGTAATCGCTGTCGATGAAATTCGAAACGCTACGGTTCTCGCGGACGATGCTTTCGAAAAACAGGCGGGCTTCGTCGTACATCGCCGTCCGCATGTCGGCAGTCATCTGTGGGAATTTCTCAGGATCAAAGGTTCGCGTGTGTATCTCTCCCAGCTTGAGCCACTGCGCCCCAAAGCCATCAAACAGGGCCCGCGAGCGTGGATCCAGCAGCATCCGCGTGACCTGAGATTTCAAGACCGGCGGTTCATGCAGTTTTCCCTGTTCGGCCAGCGTCATCAGCTCCGCGTCAGGCATGGTGGCCCAGAGCAGATAAGACAGACGCGAGGCGAGCTGAAAATCATCGAGGGGCACGATTCCCTTTTTCGTCTCGACCTCTTTAGCCGGTGTGATAAACAAAAACTGGGGCGACACCAGAATCGCCTTGAGCATCAGTCGGCAGGAGGCCTGGTAGCTGAGTTTGTTCTGTTTTGCCAGATCAAACACATTCAGCAGGACATCGATTTCTGCAGTGGTGGGCGGGCGGCGATAGGCTTTTCGTGCCAGTGACTGCGCAACCTTGCGTACGGCTGCCTGCTCGTCTGACCCGGACTGGGGATTTTCTCCAAAGAGTTGTTTTTGTATTTCGGTAGGAGCTTCTCCTTCCGATGCTACCACCTGATTCAAGACGTTTTCGGAGATGGTCAGATACTGTTCGAGTTGAAGTGGTGATAGCGAATTGAGATAGCCTTCGCCACTGACTTCGTCCGGCAGACTGGCGACGATGTCTGAATCGACGTTCAACAGATCGTGGAGCGTGTTGCCATATTCCGTTTTCGTGAGCCGCCGAATCACAAACGGGCCTGGATCTTTAGGGCTGAGATATTTCACTTTCTGCAGCCATTCTGCAAACATCTGACGTTCTTTGTCAGACGGCTGGTCCAGTCCTTCGGGGGGCATGTCGTGTGCTTTCACGCGGGCTGCGGACTTTTTCCACTTCTCGCTGAAAGCGGCATGGCCGGGACTTTGCAGAGCCGGGTCAAAGCTGAGGCCGGCTTCGGTGGGGCGTCTGTTCTGATGACAGTCGATGCAATATTTTTTGATGAAGGGTTTAACCTGTTTATCGAAAAATTGTTTGGCGTCCGCTTTGTGTACAGCCAGCGTTTTATCCTCTTTGGACTCAGCATGACCGGTGTCCGGACTGACCCACAGGATGCCCAGCACCATCACAGTGATCGCGCTACGGACAAAATGTGCCTTAGTGATACTCATTCAAAAACTCCTCAGACAACATACTTTATACTCATGCATTGTAGTTGCTGTCTGGTACACTGTAAATAACGGGCCGAGCTGAGGTCGCTTCGGGAGAGCCTGGCAATGACAATTCACGAAAGATTCATTCTTAAAAAACGTGCGAGGCATATCAAAACATAATCGAGGGTGAGGCATGATGAATTCAGAACGTCACACTGAGGATGAACTGGCCTGGGTTATCTCACATCAGTCCGACTTGTCAGACATGGGATTTGAACTGGTAACTCCTGATCGGAATACGGGGCTTCTCAAGCAGCTTGCGCAGGAACTGTCGCCCGGGCATTTGATTTACGGGATCAGTGCCAATGTGCTGGGGGCTTTCAGCGGGACTGATGATATCTTGCTCAAGCTGGACTCTGAGGTTGAAGGAGCGAGGTATGCCCTGGTGCATCTGACCTGGGGAGGCTCGCAAACGCCACCCTGGCCCTCGACGCAATTGATTGCTGATCTCGATGAATGGCTGGCATCGGTCATGCCGTCTCCTAAACAAATGGCGGAAATCAACAAATTCAACGAAGCGCGGAGGCGGCGTGAACAGAGACGCCATCAACTCAGCCAGCTGGGATTTTATCTGTTTATGGTCTTGGTGATTATCACGCTATTCCTCGCGGTGATGACCCAGATTAAGCCTGAATGGTTGCCCGATGATCGGCCCCCAATGCTTTCTGGTTAATTATCAGCGATTGAGAGAGCAGTGGTTCTGCTTCCGCATACTTTTCCTGCATCACGTAAATCCGTCCCCGCTCATGTAAGGCGTTGATCGTTTCGGGATGCGTTTCTCCCAGGGACTTTTGGCGAATGGCGTGACACTGTTGCATGTGTTGTTCTGCCTGGGGATAAGCCTGCATCTGCAGATAGAGTTTCGCCATTTTGTCGTGCACGACCGACGTTCGGTAATGATCTTTCCCGTAGTTCTGAGTCATCACAGACAGGATCTGCTGATAAAGCGTTTCTGCCTGTTTAAATTTTCCCATCGCTTCGTAGAGGGACCCCAGGTTGATCATCGCAGAGACGGTTCCCTGGTGCTTTGGACCCAGTTGGGTACGGGCCAGGTTGAGGCTTTTCTTGAGCAGTGGTTCAGCCTTGGAATAGCGTTTTAAGGTTACGTAAAGCGATCCCAGGTTATTCAGTGAAGCCGCTGTTTCGGGATGAGCATTCCCGAAGACCTGGCGACGAATCTCCAGGCATTCTTCCGTGTAGGAAGTGGCTTTTTCCAGGTCCTGCAGTTCGTGGTAGGCGACTGCAGGAAAGGACATGACGGATGCGGTATCGGGATGATATTTTCCGTGGACCGCTTTTACCTGTTCCAGAGCCTGTAGCCCGAGTTGCACTGCCTGTTTGCGATCTCCGCTGGAATACAGTTTCATAGCTTTCGAGTATGTCTCTTGCGCTGACTTGATTTTCTGCATTTGCTCTGCGGTTAACTGGATCGGGCTGGCCTGGTCGCGGGAGATCCAGCCGTGCTGCTGGGATTTAGGGTCCTTGACCTCATACCATTTATCCGTCGTCGCAAACGCCCAGAGCCGGTTTCCCTGTTTGACTGTTCTTAAAACTTTCGCATCCTGGCTGCGATCGACTTTGATTTCTGCCTGGGGCGTGTTGACGATTAGCATCGGCCCTTCCGCAGACAGGGCAGGGCGAGTCAGCACAACACACAGCAGTCCGATCAAATAACCTGTATGAACCAGTCTGGTTGTTTTCGTGGATAACATGATAACCTCGCATTCTGAGAGTGTGTTTTCAGGAGACGAACTCGGTGAGATGACTCCGCAGCATCTCAATCAGGGGCGATAGTAGGTGATCGTGACCGACATGATGGGCGTGGGATCAGCCTGGAATTTCACTGTTTTGACTTTGTTATCCGTTTGTGCGCCCTGCACGATCAAACCTCCGCGGGTTTCCGGTTGTTTTTTTCCGGCCAGGCGAATCTGAGACTTCAAGGCTCCCAGATTTGCCGGTTGCTCTTCAGGCTGAACTCCTCGCAGCATGGCAACCAGGTCCTGTTCATCTTCATTTAAAATCGTGGGTTGGGGTTTGGCTTGCTGGAGTTCCTGAAAGACGGTCATCTGGATCTGGCCGGTGTGCCGTCCGTAGTCCATGGCACGTCTGGCCGATTCTGCTTCCGAAAGAACCTGAAACTGCTCAGCCGTGTTGTCATCTTCCATCTGATACCCCTTGACCACGGTCCGTGTGTGATCGGGGGAAAGAATCCATTTGTTGCAGTCAAGGTCCCGCTTGACCTGTCGGTACAGTGTGTTTTCGCCGTTGACTTTGAGCACGATCCCCAGACGCCCTTTGGCGGAGCTGTTACGAATCAGTGCCATTTCGACTTTCTGGCCCTCTTCCGGTTCAGCAACAAACGCCTGACCGTCTTTCATTGTGACGGGTACCTTCCGTCCGTCATAAAAGATTTCAAGTTTTACGGGGGCCGCTGCATCCATTAGCGGGAATGTGTCCTGCTGCTTTTTTACGCGGGCTGCTGTGCTCAGGATCTGCTGTTGTTTCTGTTTCTGCTGGTCGTTGAAGGACAGCTGTGTCGAACCGCCGTCAAAGGCGCCTCGCAGGAAGAAGCTTTCTCCGATGCCACCGATTGACTCGGCATCCAGGTCGACATCAAAGACCTCGCAGGCCCGCTCTAATTTTCCGTTCGCTTTATCAAAACAGAGAATGCCGACTGAAGCACGCTGATTATCATCATGGACCAAAACGATGCCTGTCAGAAATGCATCGGCTGTCTTTTTTTCTTTGCCCCATGCCAGTTTGAATTCAGGTCCAAAAAATGCTTTACGCCCTGCTTCCGTTAAATGATCAGCGTCTTTGAGTTCAGCGGCTTGTGCGCTCGCATCTTTGATGATGTTGAGCTGGCGAGCTTCATCAAAGGGATTTGCCAGGATCAAACCGACTTCCAGCCGATCTGCGAGTAGAGAATTCAGAGCACCCGCACTGGCGGTGATTTTCTCGCCCGGCTTTTTGACCCGGAACTTCAAAACTCCGATGGTTTTGAGTTGTCGCTGATTGAGATAGTCGATGACCTGGGGGATCTGTTTCTGGAGTCCCTGCTGAATGGTCTGGGCCTGGCTCATCCCCGGCACGACCATGGATGTTATCAACGCGATCAGGAGTGTGAATGTCATTTTCATGATGCGGGCCTGGTATTTCATACTAAGTTACTTCCCTATGCGTTCATTGAAGAATGAGAGTGAGTCGTTCACTTTCTACACTGTAAACGACTCAGAATCGTAAATCTTCCCGTCATTTCTGAATTTTCTGGAATCAGCGTCCGCTGTCTGTGGTCTGTAGTATCAGACAGCCGGTCCTGAATTGAGTCGGTGCCGGAAAGTGCTTTATGACACTGAGGTTAAGCCTGTTGTTTAATATTACAATTAGAGTGGATCTCAATCGAAATTGTGACCTCGATGGACTTTCGTTGTGGTTCAGACTGACTGATTCACGTTCAACGACTTTCGTTTTTACCTGTATGTGTAAACGCGGCCCAGAAGAATGGATGAGCGGCTCCATACCGATCGCGGCGGGCCTGGATGCGTTTGAGTTGCGCCTGCCGGAGTGCGGTCGACTTATTCATCCCCTGGGCGAGATTGGAAAAGTATTCTTCCATTAACAGGGCTGTTTCCTGATCGGGAATACTCCAGAGTGAGGCGACGACGGATTCTGCACCGGCGAGTTGGAAAGCCTGCCGGAGTCCTGCAACACCTTCCCCCGAACGGATTTCTCCAACGCCAGTTTCGCAGGC
The genomic region above belongs to Gimesia chilikensis and contains:
- a CDS encoding DUF1552 domain-containing protein, producing the protein MSNYKAIDRRTCLKGLGAALALPLLDVMGWAEASEKKAFKPPVRLGFMYMPHGVIMDQFWPKDPQTFLKSPPPALESLRPVIDQCLLMKGIAGVSNGPYRGAPHALELSTWLTAALPDPDKRDEISISISADQIAANSLGAFTALPSLELATMPQTWKENQAGLNEAYYSHCSFRSPTQAVPAETNPRNVLNRLFNKKEQGDGLSTNGMSSLDRSMLDLVIGGARDLRRTLSSTDQKKLDQYLDSVRSVERRIAAIEMRQKEAALEKAGVRPSRSHKTDSPPIEIKIPEGDKRSEYMQVMCDLNVLAFQTDTTRVCTYIGSTPNGVSYPELGFRDQHHSQTHHNGEKKKVDKVAAITKFNIDQFAYMVNKMHSLKEGDGTLLENCIMMWGSGLEDGDRHTRANLPFILAGSGGGAINTGRFLPDVKGNQGDLLTTLLTCAGIPLDRPVGIATKQISEIPASS
- a CDS encoding DUF1592 domain-containing protein, translated to MSITKAHFVRSAITVMVLGILWVSPDTGHAESKEDKTLAVHKADAKQFFDKQVKPFIKKYCIDCHQNRRPTEAGLSFDPALQSPGHAAFSEKWKKSAARVKAHDMPPEGLDQPSDKERQMFAEWLQKVKYLSPKDPGPFVIRRLTKTEYGNTLHDLLNVDSDIVASLPDEVSGEGYLNSLSPLQLEQYLTISENVLNQVVASEGEAPTEIQKQLFGENPQSGSDEQAAVRKVAQSLARKAYRRPPTTAEIDVLLNVFDLAKQNKLSYQASCRLMLKAILVSPQFLFITPAKEVETKKGIVPLDDFQLASRLSYLLWATMPDAELMTLAEQGKLHEPPVLKSQVTRMLLDPRSRALFDGFGAQWLKLGEIHTRTFDPEKFPQMTADMRTAMYDEARLFFESIVRENRSVSNFIDSDYTYLNGNLATIYGLEKTVTGSEMRKVKLTNGNRGGILGMPGVLAATSFPNRTSPVNRGVWVLEQVLGDHVPAAPPNVPSLEKQDKKQIANLTLRERTELHRSEAVCANCHRLLDPIGFGLENFDAIGRWRDKDENGQAIDASGELPGGRNFSNPKELKAIIADHSVKFSRNLVERLLAYALCRRLEGYDEIVIDELMQKIAKDDYRMQTLITEVVTSYPFTHRRIE
- a CDS encoding tetratricopeptide repeat protein encodes the protein MLSTKTTRLVHTGYLIGLLCVVLTRPALSAEGPMLIVNTPQAEIKVDRSQDAKVLRTVKQGNRLWAFATTDKWYEVKDPKSQQHGWISRDQASPIQLTAEQMQKIKSAQETYSKAMKLYSSGDRKQAVQLGLQALEQVKAVHGKYHPDTASVMSFPAVAYHELQDLEKATSYTEECLEIRRQVFGNAHPETAASLNNLGSLYVTLKRYSKAEPLLKKSLNLARTQLGPKHQGTVSAMINLGSLYEAMGKFKQAETLYQQILSVMTQNYGKDHYRTSVVHDKMAKLYLQMQAYPQAEQHMQQCHAIRQKSLGETHPETINALHERGRIYVMQEKYAEAEPLLSQSLIINQKALGADHRATIQA